Proteins encoded in a region of the Halioglobus maricola genome:
- a CDS encoding isocitrate lyase → MSTLQNDINDITQLCSQNGSPWDGISAESAARMRAQNKFKTGLDIARYTAGIMRKDMDEYDADPAKYTQSLGCWHGFIGQQKLISIKKHFNTTDKKYLYLSGWMIAALRSEFGPLPDQSMHEKTTVSGLIEELYTFLRQADARELGGLFRALDDAREAGDEVAQKDLQNQIDNFETHVVPIIADIDAGFGNAEATYLLAKKMIEAGACAIQLENQVSDEKQCGHQDGKVTVPHEDFLAKIRAVRYAFLELGVEDGVIVARTDSLGAGLTKQIAVTHEVGDLGDQYNSFLDVDELEPGDMNHGDVIINHHGKLVRPKRLPSNLYQFRKGTGEDRCVLDSITSLQNGADLLWIETEKPHIGQIGGMVNRIREVIPNAKLVYNNSPSFNWTLSFRQQVFDAWTEEGKDVSSYDRDQLMSADYDDSELAAAADDKIRTFQADAAREAGIFHHLITLPTYHTAALSTDNLAKEYFGDAGMLGYVAGVQRKEIRQGIACVKHQNMAGSDMGDDHKEYFAGDAALKAGGKDNTMNQFG, encoded by the coding sequence ATGTCTACCCTCCAGAACGACATCAACGACATCACCCAGCTGTGCAGCCAGAATGGCTCTCCCTGGGACGGCATCAGCGCTGAATCTGCCGCTCGCATGCGCGCTCAAAACAAATTCAAAACCGGTCTGGATATTGCCCGGTACACCGCCGGCATTATGCGTAAGGACATGGACGAGTACGATGCGGATCCCGCCAAGTACACTCAGTCTCTGGGTTGCTGGCACGGCTTCATTGGGCAGCAGAAGCTGATTTCCATTAAGAAGCACTTCAACACCACCGACAAGAAGTACCTGTACCTCTCCGGCTGGATGATCGCCGCGCTGCGCAGCGAGTTTGGTCCGCTGCCTGACCAGTCTATGCACGAGAAGACAACTGTATCCGGCCTTATCGAAGAGCTCTACACCTTCCTTCGCCAGGCTGACGCTCGTGAACTAGGCGGTCTGTTCCGTGCCCTGGACGATGCCCGTGAAGCTGGCGACGAAGTTGCCCAGAAAGATCTGCAAAACCAGATCGACAACTTCGAGACACACGTTGTGCCCATCATTGCTGACATCGATGCCGGTTTCGGCAACGCTGAAGCCACCTACCTGCTGGCCAAGAAGATGATCGAGGCCGGTGCCTGTGCTATCCAGCTGGAAAACCAGGTATCTGACGAAAAGCAGTGTGGCCACCAGGACGGTAAAGTAACTGTTCCTCACGAAGACTTTCTCGCCAAGATCCGCGCCGTACGTTATGCCTTCCTTGAACTCGGTGTTGAAGACGGCGTCATCGTTGCCCGTACCGATTCCCTGGGTGCTGGCCTGACCAAGCAAATCGCGGTAACTCACGAAGTGGGTGATCTGGGTGACCAGTACAACAGCTTCCTCGACGTTGATGAGCTCGAGCCCGGTGACATGAATCACGGCGACGTGATCATCAACCACCACGGCAAACTGGTTCGTCCCAAGCGCCTGCCTTCCAACCTTTATCAGTTCCGTAAGGGCACAGGTGAAGATCGCTGCGTACTGGACAGCATCACCTCGCTGCAGAATGGCGCTGACCTGCTGTGGATTGAGACTGAGAAGCCTCACATCGGCCAGATCGGTGGTATGGTAAATCGCATCCGCGAAGTCATCCCCAATGCCAAGCTTGTATACAACAACAGCCCGTCCTTCAACTGGACCCTGAGCTTCCGTCAGCAGGTATTTGATGCCTGGACTGAAGAAGGTAAGGACGTATCTTCATACGACCGTGACCAGCTGATGAGTGCCGACTACGACGACTCTGAACTGGCTGCTGCGGCCGACGACAAGATCCGTACCTTCCAGGCGGACGCTGCTCGCGAAGCGGGTATCTTCCACCACCTGATCACTCTGCCCACCTACCACACTGCGGCCCTGTCTACTGACAACCTGGCCAAAGAGTACTTCGGTGACGCAGGCATGCTGGGCTACGTGGCTGGCGTACAGCGCAAGGAAATCCGTCAGGGTATCGCCTGCGTTAAGCACCAGAACATGGCTGGCTCAGACATGGGCGACGACCACAAAGAATACTTTGCTGGTGACGCTGCCTTGAAGGCCGGTGGTAAAGACAACACCATGAATCAGTTCGGCTGA
- a CDS encoding SDR family oxidoreductase, which translates to MSGFDNCVALVTGGASGIGEATVRAIVAHGGRAVIADLQTQRGEALADELGDAVRFIETDVTSEAAVEAAVAEAVSSFGSLTALVNNAGVVGAVGSIADTSVEAYQRTMDIHCKGSFLGVKHAARVMPRGSAIVSLASTAGLIGGQGPHVYTMAKHAIIGLTKSAASELATKGIRVNAVAPSGTVTPMVNALGLGDAEATAAALAAASPLGIACMPEDIADGILFLLSNASRHITGQTLAIDAGLTTAGMTPPPFFDEEPQMLLQAGQREQG; encoded by the coding sequence ATGTCTGGATTCGACAACTGCGTTGCCCTCGTCACTGGCGGTGCCAGTGGCATAGGTGAGGCCACTGTGCGGGCTATTGTCGCCCACGGCGGCCGCGCTGTAATCGCCGATCTGCAAACGCAGCGGGGCGAGGCCCTGGCTGATGAGCTCGGCGACGCTGTTCGATTCATCGAGACCGACGTCACCAGTGAAGCAGCAGTCGAAGCCGCGGTTGCCGAAGCGGTGAGTAGCTTCGGCTCTCTCACCGCTCTGGTCAATAACGCCGGAGTGGTAGGTGCGGTGGGTTCTATTGCCGACACCAGTGTGGAGGCGTATCAGCGGACTATGGATATTCACTGCAAAGGCAGTTTTCTCGGTGTTAAACACGCTGCGCGAGTGATGCCGCGTGGGAGCGCCATTGTATCGCTTGCGAGCACGGCGGGCCTTATCGGAGGGCAGGGGCCGCATGTCTATACGATGGCCAAGCACGCGATTATCGGGCTCACCAAGTCGGCCGCTTCTGAGCTGGCGACCAAGGGTATTCGAGTGAATGCAGTCGCCCCCAGTGGCACTGTAACGCCCATGGTGAATGCGCTCGGCCTGGGTGACGCTGAGGCCACGGCAGCGGCTCTCGCGGCAGCATCCCCGCTGGGCATTGCTTGTATGCCCGAGGATATAGCCGATGGAATATTGTTCCTGTTGAGTAATGCATCGCGTCATATTACTGGCCAGACCCTGGCGATTGATGCGGGCCTGACCACGGCAGGAATGACGCCACCGCCGTTTTTCGACGAGGAGCCACAAATGTTGCTGCAGGCTGGTCAACGAGAGCAGGGCTGA
- a CDS encoding type 1 glutamine amidotransferase domain-containing protein: MTGGFVAWLFSLVDHTVAADLPTKVPGDLPYYQQRVPQDRGNILIVLTSETIMGDTGKRTGYEHTELSRAYYVFTVNGFEVDIASPLGGEPSAIIDDEDMGALDYAFLNDAEAMAKARNTLPLESVAGENYEAIFFVGGKGTMWDFPDNPDIHRLVRHFADQDKVVGAVCHGPAALVNVELDNGEAFLAGKPVTGFTNEEELFLIPDAAGVFPFLLEDRLRERGAKVSVGMPYLENIAVSERLVTGQNPWSVYAAAEEMVTQLGYSPVYRDATRIENSIDVLGQYYLLGKVGAREAVDGLVAQEKAFDRNLIVMHSIVAGMQWRIKSALELLVLAQHAKKVTAG, from the coding sequence GTGACTGGCGGATTTGTGGCCTGGCTGTTCAGCCTGGTGGATCATACTGTTGCGGCAGATCTGCCTACGAAAGTCCCCGGAGATTTACCTTACTATCAGCAGCGAGTGCCGCAGGATAGAGGCAATATTCTAATTGTCCTGACGAGTGAAACCATCATGGGAGACACCGGCAAGCGCACCGGTTACGAGCACACTGAATTGTCCCGGGCGTATTATGTGTTCACGGTAAATGGTTTCGAAGTCGACATTGCCAGCCCCTTGGGCGGTGAGCCCAGTGCCATTATCGATGATGAAGATATGGGGGCTCTCGACTACGCTTTTCTGAATGACGCAGAGGCGATGGCAAAGGCCCGCAATACATTGCCGCTAGAGTCAGTTGCTGGTGAAAACTACGAGGCGATTTTCTTTGTGGGGGGTAAAGGCACCATGTGGGATTTTCCAGACAACCCGGACATCCACCGTCTGGTGAGACACTTTGCTGATCAGGATAAGGTCGTTGGTGCCGTCTGCCATGGCCCGGCTGCATTGGTGAATGTTGAGCTGGACAATGGAGAAGCGTTTCTTGCGGGCAAGCCGGTGACTGGATTCACGAACGAAGAAGAATTGTTTCTTATTCCCGATGCCGCCGGAGTGTTCCCGTTTCTGTTGGAGGATCGTCTGCGCGAGCGGGGTGCCAAAGTCTCGGTAGGCATGCCGTATCTTGAGAACATCGCTGTCAGCGAGAGGTTGGTGACCGGCCAGAATCCGTGGTCTGTGTATGCGGCCGCCGAGGAAATGGTCACGCAGTTGGGTTATTCACCGGTGTACAGGGATGCAACGCGAATTGAGAATAGCATCGATGTACTTGGGCAGTATTACCTCTTGGGCAAGGTTGGTGCTCGTGAGGCGGTCGATGGACTGGTCGCGCAGGAGAAAGCATTCGATCGCAATCTGATAGTGATGCACAGCATTGTCGCTGGCATGCAGTGGCGCATCAAATCCGCGCTGGAGTTATTGGTGCTAGCCCAACATGCCAAGAAAGTGACAGCGGGATAG
- a CDS encoding sensor histidine kinase: protein MKPSIQKRLFGILVLFVLALTLLWAGLSLMLAYIVEDEIIDRVLISEIAVLQQAYLSTGEFSQPMLPEVSVYADLESAPEALQTLIVPGVGGEIFTPDKTHYHYRWLKLANTAPALLVAEVSPWLVVSRMSAPLLILLLAGFAVALLFSLVAAFYISRMTTRPLRELTQAIEQEPRPSPLPHVAQGDEVGVLAAAMEAALASLQLALERETTFTRDVSHELRTPLTSLRNAILLLPDSLAENEQVEQLATSSAAIESLLTTLLALARAESSITAALPIRAMIEGLLLDRATLLESESFDIELHVPDRTMVQGNEQITQLLLGNLIDNAIHYAAPARLSIRIESDGLTFANPINASARSPHAASLGHGLSLVRRLASTQGWTVQLQESADTFSIRLNW, encoded by the coding sequence ATGAAACCTAGCATCCAAAAGCGCCTGTTCGGCATTCTTGTGCTGTTCGTGCTTGCCCTTACCCTGTTGTGGGCGGGCCTGTCACTGATGCTTGCCTATATCGTGGAAGACGAGATCATTGATCGCGTCTTGATCAGTGAGATCGCCGTGTTACAGCAAGCGTATCTCAGTACGGGCGAATTCTCCCAGCCTATGTTGCCCGAAGTGTCAGTTTACGCAGACCTCGAATCCGCTCCAGAGGCACTACAGACTTTAATCGTGCCCGGTGTGGGCGGGGAAATCTTCACCCCTGATAAAACCCACTATCACTATCGCTGGTTGAAGCTTGCGAACACCGCGCCGGCACTGCTGGTCGCCGAAGTTTCTCCGTGGTTGGTGGTGAGTAGAATGTCTGCGCCGCTGCTGATTCTGTTACTCGCCGGTTTTGCGGTGGCATTGTTGTTCAGTCTGGTTGCGGCATTCTACATCTCACGCATGACCACCCGGCCATTGCGTGAATTGACGCAGGCAATCGAGCAGGAGCCGCGACCGAGCCCGCTGCCTCATGTGGCGCAGGGCGATGAAGTCGGTGTGCTTGCTGCGGCGATGGAGGCCGCACTTGCCAGCCTTCAACTCGCACTTGAGCGAGAGACGACATTCACTCGCGATGTCAGTCATGAACTGCGCACACCACTGACGTCACTGCGCAACGCCATTCTATTATTGCCGGATTCGCTCGCTGAAAATGAACAGGTGGAGCAGTTAGCTACCTCCAGTGCCGCGATCGAGAGCTTGCTGACAACACTGCTGGCCCTGGCGCGAGCAGAGTCTTCAATCACGGCAGCGCTGCCCATACGTGCAATGATCGAGGGGTTGCTGCTGGATCGCGCAACGTTGCTGGAATCTGAAAGCTTCGACATTGAACTACACGTGCCCGACCGCACAATGGTGCAGGGTAACGAACAGATCACACAGCTGTTGCTAGGTAATCTGATCGACAATGCGATTCACTACGCGGCACCAGCGCGATTGTCTATTCGCATTGAAAGCGACGGCCTGACGTTTGCGAACCCGATCAATGCATCCGCCCGTTCGCCGCACGCAGCGAGCCTGGGGCACGGGCTCTCGCTGGTGCGACGGCTCGCTTCGACCCAGGGGTGGACAGTACAGCTCCAGGAATCTGCAGATACGTTCAGCATCCGTTTGAACTGGTAA
- a CDS encoding magnesium transporter CorA family protein has translation MDRAMLLSQAGEYETGGLELVEQWRDRPDCYLWLDLESAPSEDVRQILSSMQCDELAINDSFRARHPPKIEQFKDSTFVLFRGISSLDDSLELEPQQIGLWIGSRHLITYHRGTSISVSHHWDIELQSGLLQQPGVLALKIIHYACGRYLEKLLDFEDQLADLEDGLLSEQSEEGMRKLVIYRSRLRRLKRVFNYHRVMAEQIYRVGSPHLGEGDEGEINHIRRDLYDRCERLSSLCQLYYELCGDLVEGHISLSSHNLNRTMKILTIISALFVPLTFVAGIYGMNFEYMPELGWKYAYFVVIGVMGLIVLAMLAVFRRFRWF, from the coding sequence ATGGATCGCGCGATGCTACTCTCGCAAGCCGGGGAATATGAAACCGGTGGGTTGGAGTTGGTAGAGCAGTGGCGAGATCGCCCTGACTGCTATCTATGGCTCGATCTCGAGAGTGCTCCTTCTGAAGACGTTCGCCAGATATTGAGTTCCATGCAATGTGATGAGCTGGCGATTAACGATAGCTTTCGCGCCCGGCATCCTCCCAAGATAGAGCAGTTCAAAGATAGTACGTTTGTCCTGTTTCGGGGGATTTCCAGCCTCGATGACTCACTCGAACTGGAACCACAGCAGATCGGGCTCTGGATCGGCTCTCGGCACCTCATTACGTATCACCGGGGGACGTCTATCAGCGTATCTCATCACTGGGATATCGAATTGCAGTCAGGGCTGCTGCAACAACCAGGCGTGCTTGCACTCAAGATCATTCACTATGCTTGCGGACGCTATCTGGAGAAGTTGCTGGATTTCGAAGACCAGCTTGCGGATCTTGAAGATGGCTTGCTGTCCGAGCAGTCTGAAGAAGGTATGCGGAAACTGGTGATTTATCGCTCGAGGCTGCGCAGGCTAAAGCGAGTATTCAATTATCACCGAGTGATGGCAGAGCAGATCTATCGAGTGGGCAGCCCTCACCTCGGTGAGGGCGATGAAGGAGAGATTAACCATATTCGGCGCGACCTATACGACCGCTGCGAGAGATTGAGTAGCCTGTGTCAATTGTACTACGAACTATGTGGTGACCTGGTAGAGGGGCACATTTCATTGAGTTCTCACAACCTGAACCGGACCATGAAGATACTGACGATAATTTCCGCATTGTTTGTCCCGCTGACATTTGTGGCAGGTATCTACGGCATGAACTTCGAATATATGCCGGAACTTGGCTGGAAATATGCCTACTTCGTGGTCATCGGCGTGATGGGATTGATCGTGCTGGCCATGTTGGCGGTTTTCAGGCGTTTTCGCTGGTTCTAG
- a CDS encoding nuclear transport factor 2 family protein — protein MTATPPDQLAISDILHAHCRGLDRNDSTLLASCYWPEAEVNYGNFIGPAAEFCQLIGPALAPVYELTRHCVSNFTIQINGEQAHCESYVEAAHLLRGAEQEMCFSGRYLDRLEKRDGHWRMVHRHVVMDWSRTRAITDERQSEGFVALSKGTAGDDDPSIQFFRKA, from the coding sequence ATGACAGCGACACCCCCAGACCAGCTGGCCATCAGCGACATCCTGCACGCCCACTGCCGTGGCCTCGATCGCAATGACAGCACCCTCCTCGCCAGTTGCTACTGGCCAGAAGCGGAAGTGAACTATGGCAACTTCATTGGGCCCGCCGCTGAATTTTGTCAGCTGATAGGCCCCGCCCTCGCCCCTGTCTACGAACTCACCCGTCACTGTGTAAGCAACTTCACTATTCAGATAAATGGGGAACAGGCCCATTGCGAAAGCTATGTGGAGGCCGCCCACCTATTGCGGGGCGCTGAACAGGAGATGTGCTTCAGCGGCCGCTACCTGGACAGGCTCGAGAAACGCGATGGCCATTGGCGCATGGTGCACCGACATGTCGTGATGGACTGGAGCCGCACTCGAGCGATCACGGACGAGCGCCAGTCTGAGGGCTTTGTCGCACTCAGCAAAGGCACGGCTGGAGACGACGATCCTTCAATTCAATTTTTCCGGAAGGCCTGA
- a CDS encoding multicopper oxidase family protein yields the protein MKYLILALALVAGAANAAVVEYELTIGYGALNKSGEPVTAMLVNDSYPGPVLRFKQDDTARIRVTNELDVDSSIHWHGLLLPPAQDGVPYMSSLPIGPGETFEYEFPLKHAGTYWYHSHTDLQEQSGVHGGIVVEPPGGSSGQAEAVVVLQDWTDEDPHQVLHNLKKDGHYYALKKDSVVSIAGYLQRGAMGNWWESRWTRMGAMDVADVGYDAFLANGEPEIRLFEHALPGERVRLRLINAGASTYFLLHSAGLDSRVIAADGLDVKPVPVDEVLHAVAETYDLEIAVPDSGAAELRASAQDGSGYASILIGRGAPRHAEPMTPPDLYASHSGHDMTGDGAHDHHHIHHGGPRRLAYSDLDTLEAQRYAGGPEARTIDLRLTGNMETYNWSFNNIPLSRADKILVERGETVRFRFINETMMHHPLHLHGHFFRVITAAGKGPMKHTVDVPPLATVEIEFLANEEQDWFFHCHNLYHAKTGMARVVRYSDYNGNPEFMAAKKSSPDIRDTDFYFAAELKLHNQLGMAEGWTANARHRFEFEAQSLDWEEERGDLAYLYRLNRWTQALAGLEKEAGEDVEYRLGLRYVLPMMVDMDLYLTDEGDVEVAFDTHFQLTKRVQAHWEWESEGEYHLGVEYRFNERISAEAAYTDTVDASLGVKLRF from the coding sequence ATGAAATATCTGATTCTGGCGCTGGCCCTTGTGGCCGGTGCAGCCAATGCCGCCGTGGTTGAGTACGAGCTCACGATTGGCTACGGCGCCCTCAATAAATCCGGTGAGCCAGTCACCGCCATGTTAGTCAACGACAGCTACCCGGGCCCGGTTTTGCGGTTCAAACAAGACGACACCGCCCGGATACGCGTCACCAATGAGCTTGACGTGGATTCCTCCATCCATTGGCACGGCCTGCTCTTGCCGCCGGCCCAGGACGGCGTGCCCTATATGTCCAGCCTGCCCATCGGCCCCGGCGAGACCTTTGAGTACGAGTTTCCACTTAAACACGCCGGAACCTATTGGTACCACTCGCACACGGACTTGCAGGAGCAGTCCGGCGTGCACGGTGGCATTGTGGTAGAGCCACCCGGCGGATCGAGTGGACAAGCCGAAGCAGTAGTAGTGCTGCAGGACTGGACTGATGAAGACCCACACCAGGTGCTGCACAACCTGAAGAAAGACGGCCACTACTATGCGCTGAAGAAAGACAGTGTTGTCAGCATAGCGGGGTATCTTCAGCGCGGGGCGATGGGCAACTGGTGGGAGAGCCGCTGGACGCGTATGGGCGCCATGGATGTGGCCGACGTCGGCTACGATGCATTTCTGGCCAATGGTGAGCCGGAAATACGCTTGTTTGAGCACGCGCTGCCGGGCGAGCGAGTGCGCTTGCGCCTGATCAATGCCGGCGCCTCGACTTACTTTCTATTGCACTCTGCCGGCCTCGATAGCCGAGTGATTGCGGCAGATGGTCTCGATGTGAAACCGGTGCCAGTGGACGAAGTGCTGCACGCGGTCGCTGAAACCTACGATCTCGAAATCGCTGTACCTGATAGCGGCGCAGCGGAACTGCGAGCAAGCGCACAGGACGGCTCGGGTTATGCCTCTATCCTGATTGGCCGCGGCGCGCCGCGCCACGCCGAGCCGATGACGCCGCCGGATCTGTATGCCAGCCACAGTGGGCACGACATGACAGGAGACGGCGCGCACGACCATCATCACATACACCACGGGGGGCCGCGCAGGCTAGCCTACAGTGATCTGGATACGCTGGAGGCGCAGCGTTACGCCGGTGGCCCCGAGGCACGCACGATCGACCTGCGGCTCACCGGCAATATGGAAACCTACAACTGGTCGTTCAACAATATTCCGCTGTCCAGGGCAGACAAGATTCTGGTGGAGCGGGGAGAAACCGTGCGTTTCAGGTTTATCAATGAAACCATGATGCATCACCCGCTGCATCTTCACGGCCACTTTTTCCGCGTCATTACGGCCGCCGGCAAGGGCCCTATGAAGCACACCGTTGATGTACCCCCGTTGGCGACGGTGGAAATCGAATTCCTGGCCAACGAGGAGCAGGACTGGTTTTTCCACTGTCACAACCTCTATCACGCCAAGACCGGTATGGCGCGAGTTGTTCGCTACAGTGACTACAACGGCAACCCCGAATTCATGGCGGCGAAAAAGAGCAGTCCAGACATTCGCGACACTGATTTCTATTTCGCCGCCGAACTGAAGCTGCATAACCAGCTCGGTATGGCCGAAGGGTGGACTGCAAATGCACGGCATCGATTCGAATTCGAGGCACAGAGCCTGGACTGGGAGGAGGAGCGCGGAGACCTCGCGTATCTGTACCGGTTGAACCGTTGGACCCAGGCCCTTGCGGGGCTGGAGAAAGAGGCTGGCGAAGATGTCGAATACCGGCTTGGGCTGCGCTATGTGCTGCCGATGATGGTCGATATGGATCTTTATCTGACGGACGAAGGGGATGTAGAGGTCGCATTTGACACTCATTTTCAGCTGACCAAGCGTGTCCAGGCCCACTGGGAGTGGGAATCTGAAGGCGAATACCACCTGGGAGTGGAATATCGTTTCAACGAGCGCATTTCGGCGGAGGCCGCCTATACTGACACTGTGGATGCCTCGCTGGGGGTGAAACTCCGCTTCTGA
- a CDS encoding succinate-semialdehyde dehydrogenase: MPLTLTDPSLLQNKAYIDGQWVDADDGATFDVRNPATGELITQVASVGATETARAIAAADAAMQSWKKVPAKARAQVLRKWFDLMMENQEDLAQLMTAEQGKVIAESRGEIGYGASFIEWFGEEAKRIDGDVIPGPSSDKRIVCIKQPVGVVAAITPWNFPNAMIARKAAPALAAGCSIVIKPASETPLSALAMAELAERAGVPAGVLNVVAGGASKIGAEMTSNPTVRKVTFTGSTPIGKMLVQQCATTMKKTSMELGGNAPFIVFNDADIDSAITGAMISKYRNAGQTCVCSNRLFVQDGVYDEFVAKFVKATEELTVGNGAEEGVIIGPLVTEKAMNDVDKLVQDSIAQGARVAAGGAAHAMGGSFYQPTVLTDVTSEMAVFRNEIFGPVSPVVRFSTEEEVIAMANDTEFGLASYFYTRDIGRVWRIAEALDYGIVGINEGIISNEMAPFGGMKESGSGREGSKYGIEDYVEIKYMLMGGLDQ; this comes from the coding sequence ATGCCCCTGACCCTCACAGATCCAAGCCTGCTGCAGAACAAAGCCTACATTGATGGCCAATGGGTAGATGCGGACGATGGTGCCACTTTTGATGTGAGAAACCCCGCCACCGGCGAGTTAATCACCCAGGTGGCCAGTGTCGGCGCAACTGAAACCGCACGCGCCATAGCGGCGGCTGACGCTGCAATGCAATCCTGGAAAAAAGTACCGGCCAAGGCCCGCGCCCAGGTACTGCGCAAATGGTTCGACCTGATGATGGAGAACCAGGAAGACCTGGCCCAATTGATGACAGCGGAGCAAGGCAAGGTGATCGCTGAGTCTCGCGGCGAAATCGGCTACGGCGCATCTTTTATCGAGTGGTTCGGCGAAGAAGCCAAGCGCATCGACGGCGATGTTATTCCCGGCCCCTCCAGTGACAAACGGATTGTCTGTATCAAGCAGCCTGTAGGTGTAGTGGCGGCCATCACGCCCTGGAACTTCCCCAATGCCATGATTGCACGCAAGGCCGCACCTGCCCTCGCCGCCGGTTGTAGCATCGTGATCAAACCCGCTTCGGAAACGCCCCTGTCTGCCCTCGCCATGGCGGAGCTCGCTGAACGAGCGGGTGTACCCGCAGGAGTACTGAACGTGGTCGCTGGCGGCGCCAGCAAGATCGGCGCCGAGATGACATCCAATCCCACCGTGCGCAAAGTGACGTTCACTGGTTCCACCCCCATCGGCAAGATGCTGGTCCAGCAATGTGCCACCACCATGAAGAAAACCTCCATGGAGCTGGGCGGAAATGCACCCTTTATCGTTTTCAATGATGCCGATATCGATTCAGCGATCACCGGGGCAATGATTTCCAAATACCGTAATGCTGGCCAGACCTGCGTGTGCTCCAACCGCTTGTTTGTACAGGACGGCGTCTACGACGAGTTCGTGGCCAAGTTTGTCAAAGCCACCGAAGAACTGACCGTGGGCAATGGTGCCGAAGAGGGTGTGATCATTGGCCCTCTCGTGACCGAGAAGGCAATGAATGATGTCGACAAGCTTGTGCAGGATTCCATCGCCCAGGGCGCCAGAGTCGCCGCAGGTGGTGCAGCCCATGCTATGGGCGGCTCTTTCTACCAGCCCACCGTACTAACAGACGTTACCTCGGAGATGGCTGTGTTCCGCAACGAGATCTTCGGCCCGGTATCGCCGGTGGTGCGCTTCAGCACAGAGGAAGAAGTTATCGCCATGGCTAACGATACCGAGTTCGGCCTGGCGTCCTACTTCTACACCCGCGATATCGGTCGCGTATGGCGCATAGCGGAAGCCCTCGATTACGGTATTGTCGGGATCAACGAGGGCATCATCTCCAACGAGATGGCGCCCTTTGGCGGCATGAAAGAATCGGGCTCAGGCCGCGAGGGATCGAAGTATGGCATTGAAGACTATGTAGAAATCAAATACATGCTGATGGGCGGCCTCGACCAGTAA
- a CDS encoding response regulator transcription factor — MKLLLIEDNSTIASQLVTFFEGLGWAVDYAAAGRQGVELARGAVFDVLVLDLNLPDMDGLEVCQTLKAELDYNLPVLMLTARDAFADKASGYGQGADDYVTKPCDLRELKLRCEALGRRHQLHKTSEIRLGDLTLATKSQEAWREDVPLKLTQIGFRILLELAGAYPGAVTRSQLMHSLWGDDPPDSDALRSHIYSLRNALDKPFAKPMLKTLPNVGYRLVCDET, encoded by the coding sequence GTGAAATTACTCCTGATCGAAGACAACAGTACTATCGCCAGCCAACTGGTCACCTTTTTTGAGGGCCTCGGCTGGGCCGTCGACTATGCCGCTGCCGGCCGGCAGGGTGTTGAGTTGGCCCGTGGCGCTGTGTTTGATGTGCTGGTGTTGGACCTCAATTTACCCGATATGGATGGCCTGGAAGTGTGCCAAACGCTCAAGGCCGAGCTCGACTACAACTTGCCAGTCCTGATGCTGACTGCGCGAGATGCTTTCGCCGACAAGGCCTCAGGTTATGGCCAGGGGGCGGATGACTACGTCACAAAACCCTGTGACTTGCGCGAGCTTAAATTGCGCTGCGAGGCCCTCGGGCGGCGCCACCAACTGCACAAGACCTCTGAGATCAGATTGGGAGATCTTACGCTGGCCACCAAAAGTCAGGAAGCCTGGCGTGAAGATGTCCCTCTGAAACTCACCCAGATCGGGTTTCGCATTCTGCTTGAACTGGCCGGGGCCTACCCCGGAGCCGTGACACGCTCGCAACTAATGCACTCCCTGTGGGGTGACGACCCGCCGGATAGTGACGCCTTGAGATCGCATATCTACAGTCTACGCAATGCGCTGGACAAGCCCTTTGCCAAACCCATGCTGAAAACCCTGCCCAATGTGGGCTACCGCCTGGTGTGCGATGAAACCTAG
- a CDS encoding nuclear transport factor 2 family protein, with protein MDAQLQQLLAKQTIQEISSLYMRGLDRLDRDLLLAQFWDDGWCEYGFYNASPGEFIDFALGALKDHVANQHFIGNTLIDIDGNQAFGEIYFQAYHKVPAEDGFEDMIIAGRYLDRYECRNGIWKLAYRSEVVDWSRSAPTNDPYFELAPGTLRGGRQDDAVYHRDNRRKP; from the coding sequence ATGGATGCACAACTACAGCAGTTACTGGCAAAACAGACGATTCAGGAAATCAGTAGTCTGTACATGCGCGGCCTGGACAGGCTTGACCGCGACCTCCTGCTGGCACAGTTCTGGGACGATGGCTGGTGTGAGTACGGCTTTTACAACGCCAGCCCTGGTGAGTTTATCGACTTTGCCTTGGGCGCACTGAAAGACCACGTCGCCAACCAACATTTCATCGGCAATACACTAATCGACATAGACGGCAACCAAGCCTTTGGCGAGATCTATTTTCAGGCCTACCACAAGGTTCCTGCCGAAGACGGTTTCGAGGACATGATCATCGCAGGACGTTACCTGGATCGCTACGAATGTCGTAATGGCATCTGGAAACTCGCTTACCGCAGCGAAGTAGTGGACTGGAGCCGCAGTGCACCCACTAACGACCCCTATTTTGAACTGGCCCCTGGCACCCTGCGCGGCGGGCGTCAGGATGACGCTGTCTACCACCGCGACAACAGACGCAAGCCGTGA